One segment of Deltaproteobacteria bacterium DNA contains the following:
- a CDS encoding PAS domain-containing protein — protein MKHPFRKIWEWFLSLFWKRIDEIIQSRTDLLQIFDGFSDPVIVIDKQFVIQRVNRTTLTTLGKKSYKELIGKTCYSAIHGSKERCPSCTAAETFFSGEKTVRTGFLETSEKPLETVYNITCYPLTDERGVVTHVAEYYRSSTEIVNLTRELYESERARIMEPLAAGLAHQVRQPLTIIRASAQYGLGTFKKSLKSDDFNETMESIIHNVDTVNDVLADLLHFSKPAQYRMRKESIPELLEAGLKLMRQKIKDQKISVTKDWQKKLPEILMDKKVLLQAYLNLLMNSFEAMPQGGNLKISAAHRRDTNPPRIDIIIEDTGTGIPKELVPKLFHPFFTTKESGVGLGLSVAEGIVRSHGGRIRFEGREDRGTKVIIELPLSA, from the coding sequence GAATTGATGAGATAATCCAAAGTCGAACGGACCTGCTCCAGATCTTTGACGGTTTCAGCGATCCTGTCATTGTAATTGACAAACAATTTGTGATTCAGCGCGTGAATCGCACAACTCTGACAACCTTGGGGAAAAAATCATACAAGGAACTGATCGGAAAAACCTGCTATTCTGCAATTCACGGTTCAAAAGAACGCTGTCCGTCGTGCACAGCCGCAGAGACCTTTTTCTCGGGTGAAAAAACAGTCCGGACCGGTTTTCTGGAGACAAGTGAAAAACCACTGGAAACGGTTTACAATATCACTTGCTATCCGCTGACCGATGAGAGGGGCGTCGTTACTCATGTTGCGGAGTATTACCGATCTTCTACCGAAATTGTCAATTTAACCCGAGAACTTTATGAATCCGAGCGGGCAAGGATCATGGAGCCGCTGGCGGCGGGGCTGGCTCATCAGGTTCGCCAGCCGCTAACCATCATACGAGCCTCGGCCCAATACGGACTGGGAACCTTCAAAAAATCTCTCAAGAGCGACGATTTTAATGAGACGATGGAATCTATTATCCACAATGTTGACACGGTAAATGATGTCCTCGCGGATCTCCTGCATTTTTCAAAACCCGCCCAATATCGGATGAGAAAGGAATCCATTCCAGAATTGTTGGAAGCGGGTCTTAAACTCATGCGTCAAAAGATCAAGGATCAAAAAATTTCCGTGACAAAGGATTGGCAGAAAAAATTGCCGGAGATTTTGATGGACAAGAAGGTTTTGCTTCAGGCTTATCTGAATCTACTAATGAACTCCTTCGAGGCAATGCCGCAGGGAGGGAACTTAAAAATTAGCGCCGCTCATCGAAGAGATACCAACCCTCCAAGAATTGACATAATCATTGAAGATACAGGAACGGGAATTCCCAAAGAACTTGTCCCCAAACTTTTTCATCCCTTTTTTACAACGAAGGAAAGCGGGGTTGGGTTGGGACTTTCGGTTGCAGAGGGGATTGTCCGCTCTCATGGTGGTCGTATCCGATTTGAAGGCAGGGAAGATCGGGGAACAAAGGTTATAATTGAATTACCTTTGTCTGCCTGA